One genomic segment of Mycolicibacterium psychrotolerans includes these proteins:
- a CDS encoding cupin domain-containing protein — protein MTSPHATSLRNGEIVEENDLGSIRRVTADTLPILSGLSIKRIVINPGAMRTPHWHANCNELTYCISGTSFVSVLDSYSRFSSFTVSAGDMFHIDSGSLHHIENIGEEPAEFVLAFRSERPEDFGLAASFGAMTDAVLGNTYDLPASDFTAMRRDTTDRKLARRTGDAEVPATAWFDDPHKFSVEAQSPAIGVAVGSARLARAQYWPALKDLSMYSLRIREDGMREPHWHPVTAEMGYVHEGSGRMTVMDPDGTLDTYLLEEGDVYFIPRAYPHHIEVVDASDIHFAIFFDQPMPGDIGYRASASAYSREVLAATFNMHIDDLPAFPFTKTDPLIVNRTNPLDP, from the coding sequence ATGACCAGCCCGCATGCCACCTCCCTGCGCAACGGTGAGATCGTCGAGGAGAACGATCTCGGCTCGATCCGCCGCGTCACCGCGGACACCCTGCCGATCCTGTCCGGGCTGTCGATCAAACGCATCGTGATCAACCCCGGCGCGATGCGCACGCCGCACTGGCACGCCAACTGCAACGAACTGACGTACTGCATCTCGGGCACCTCGTTCGTCTCGGTGCTGGACAGCTACAGCCGGTTCTCGTCGTTCACCGTGAGCGCCGGCGACATGTTCCACATCGACTCCGGGTCGCTGCACCACATCGAGAACATCGGCGAGGAGCCCGCCGAGTTCGTGCTCGCGTTCCGCAGCGAGCGGCCGGAGGACTTCGGGCTGGCCGCGTCGTTCGGCGCGATGACCGACGCGGTCCTCGGCAACACCTACGACCTGCCCGCGTCCGATTTCACCGCGATGCGCCGGGACACCACCGACCGCAAACTGGCGCGGCGCACCGGCGACGCCGAGGTGCCCGCCACCGCCTGGTTCGACGATCCGCACAAATTCTCCGTCGAGGCGCAGAGCCCTGCGATCGGGGTGGCGGTCGGGTCGGCGCGCCTGGCGCGCGCGCAGTACTGGCCCGCGCTGAAGGACCTGTCGATGTACTCGCTGCGCATCCGCGAGGACGGTATGCGGGAACCACACTGGCATCCCGTCACCGCCGAGATGGGCTACGTCCACGAGGGTTCGGGCCGGATGACGGTGATGGATCCCGACGGCACCCTCGACACGTACCTGCTCGAGGAGGGTGACGTGTACTTCATCCCGCGGGCGTATCCACACCACATCGAGGTCGTCGACGCCTCCGACATCCACTTCGCGATCTTCTTCGACCAGCCGATGCCCGGCGACATCGGCTACCGCGCGTCGGCCAGCGCCTACTCGCGCGAGGTGCTCGCCGCGACGTTCAACATGCACATCGACGACCTGCCGGCGTTCCCGTTCACCAAGACCGACCCCCTGATCGTCAACCGCACCAATCCTCTGGACCCGTAG
- a CDS encoding quinone oxidoreductase family protein, giving the protein MYFDSPPTPFGSFAERTRIDPEKAYPVPDAVDDDTAVALGIAGLAAWLPLTRHADVSAGQSVLILGATGVVGAIAIQAAQILGAGYVVGAGRDPEALEKICDLGADATVQLGGDDDVAALRAEADGGFDVVLDLVYGDPFIAALQATAVDATLITVGQGAGGAPAVPFHALMGRSHVGHLNDLMPARILREAYDELVSLSADGRIQVETTRYRLADAEQAWQAQADGPHVKIGIEI; this is encoded by the coding sequence GTGTACTTCGATTCTCCGCCAACGCCTTTCGGGTCGTTTGCGGAGCGCACCCGGATCGACCCGGAGAAGGCCTACCCCGTACCCGACGCCGTCGACGACGACACTGCGGTCGCGCTCGGCATCGCGGGACTCGCGGCATGGCTGCCGCTGACCCGTCACGCCGACGTCTCGGCCGGCCAGTCGGTGCTGATTCTGGGCGCCACCGGGGTGGTCGGCGCGATCGCGATCCAGGCCGCCCAGATCCTCGGCGCGGGCTATGTCGTGGGCGCCGGCCGTGACCCGGAGGCCCTGGAGAAGATCTGCGACCTGGGTGCCGACGCCACCGTGCAGCTCGGGGGCGACGACGACGTCGCCGCACTGCGGGCGGAGGCCGACGGCGGCTTCGACGTGGTGCTCGACCTGGTCTACGGCGATCCCTTCATCGCGGCGCTGCAGGCCACCGCGGTGGACGCCACGCTGATCACGGTCGGTCAGGGCGCCGGCGGCGCTCCGGCGGTCCCGTTCCACGCGCTGATGGGCCGCTCGCACGTCGGGCACCTCAACGACCTGATGCCGGCCCGGATCCTGCGGGAGGCCTACGACGAGCTCGTGAGCCTCTCCGCCGACGGCCGCATCCAGGTCGAGACCACCCGCTACCGCCTCGCGGACGCCGAACAGGCCTGGCAGGCCCAGGCCGACGGCCCGCACGTCAAGATCGGCATCGAGATCTGA
- a CDS encoding NAD(P)H-dependent flavin oxidoreductase, with product MNLPGTPWSQSMRLEVPIVNAPMGGVAGGALAAAVSRAGGLGMIGMGSAATTSMLHEQLLHVEGLDRPFGIGLIGWRVRDEPALLTTALEATPTLLSVSFGDEYSWVVQAHDAGCVTAIQVADLDAALRAVDAGVGVLVARGAEGGGHGQPRVATLTLLAKILDRVEVPVLAAGGIASARALAAVLGAGAAGAWIGTAFATCRESLLPDGARQAMIAANATDTITTRAFDVAFGFPWPADTPERLLRNAFTDRWDGREQEMDRTATEALHTAIARQDYRIAPVNAGQGVGEVTAVESVAAVIARLCGRQSTGG from the coding sequence ATGAACCTGCCCGGCACCCCGTGGTCGCAGTCGATGCGGCTCGAGGTCCCGATCGTCAACGCACCGATGGGCGGGGTGGCCGGCGGGGCGCTCGCCGCCGCGGTGTCGCGCGCGGGCGGCCTGGGCATGATCGGAATGGGTAGCGCCGCAACGACATCGATGCTGCACGAGCAACTCCTCCACGTCGAGGGTCTGGACCGGCCCTTCGGCATCGGCCTGATCGGATGGCGGGTCCGCGACGAACCCGCCCTGTTGACCACCGCGCTCGAGGCCACGCCGACCCTCCTGTCGGTGAGCTTCGGTGACGAATACTCCTGGGTCGTGCAGGCGCACGACGCGGGCTGTGTCACCGCGATCCAGGTCGCCGATCTCGACGCTGCGCTCCGCGCGGTCGATGCCGGGGTTGGCGTGCTGGTCGCTCGGGGCGCCGAAGGGGGCGGCCACGGTCAGCCCCGGGTCGCGACGTTGACCTTGCTCGCAAAGATACTCGACCGCGTAGAAGTCCCGGTGCTGGCCGCCGGCGGCATCGCGTCGGCGCGGGCGCTGGCCGCCGTGCTGGGCGCTGGTGCGGCGGGGGCCTGGATCGGCACGGCGTTCGCCACATGCCGGGAATCCCTGTTGCCGGATGGGGCACGTCAGGCGATGATCGCCGCCAACGCGACGGACACCATCACTACCCGCGCATTTGACGTCGCCTTCGGGTTTCCGTGGCCCGCGGACACACCGGAACGGTTGCTGCGCAACGCTTTCACCGACCGGTGGGACGGCCGCGAGCAGGAGATGGACCGCACCGCGACAGAGGCGCTGCACACCGCGATCGCCCGGCAGGACTACCGGATCGCACCCGTCAACGCCGGGCAGGGCGTCGGCGAGGTGACTGCCGTCGAATCGGTCGCAGCCGTCATCGCCCGATTGTGCGGGCGTCAGTCCACCGGCGGATAG
- a CDS encoding CsbD family protein — protein sequence MTEHEKADQARKGLIDSVKGKAKELAGAVTGNDSLTAEGQLEQTQANERKHANAVEAVADAEAEQARAQAAEAQQQGAQERRAVNAEAAAAENAVQAQQNEQKRAAERAAAMRAAEERAQADLDAQRAVEHAKADEQAQVAAAAREAADAVDEQETVEHITSNAHREADRIRARAAHLTNEADLP from the coding sequence ATGACAGAGCACGAGAAAGCCGACCAGGCCCGCAAGGGCCTGATCGACTCGGTGAAGGGCAAGGCAAAGGAGCTTGCCGGCGCAGTGACCGGCAACGACTCTCTGACCGCCGAAGGCCAACTCGAGCAGACGCAGGCCAACGAGCGCAAGCATGCGAACGCCGTCGAGGCGGTCGCCGACGCCGAGGCCGAGCAGGCCCGCGCTCAGGCTGCAGAGGCCCAGCAGCAGGGTGCACAGGAGCGCCGCGCGGTCAACGCAGAAGCAGCGGCCGCCGAAAATGCTGTGCAGGCACAGCAGAACGAGCAGAAGCGTGCAGCCGAGCGCGCCGCCGCCATGCGAGCCGCAGAGGAGAGGGCACAGGCCGATCTCGACGCGCAGCGCGCCGTGGAACACGCCAAGGCCGACGAGCAGGCGCAGGTCGCGGCCGCGGCACGAGAGGCCGCCGACGCCGTCGACGAGCAGGAGACCGTGGAGCACATCACCTCCAACGCCCACCGGGAAGCCGACCGGATCAGGGCGCGCGCCGCACACCTCACCAACGAAGCCGACCTGCCTTGA
- a CDS encoding IF2 family translation initiation factor gives MRITNIPFAVLGLQYKIARFPLQLIEDRVVARLDAETPARLFYERSLGMLDAAVGNVLRDSELKTRGEALAERSDALRRAARLDAAAARKEARAAADLTSTLDNVAGKSKRARASANRDVQQAWTDAEERKNGAAQAAGERAEAGKHQADEVAERRTSSINEAKRVAQENIRANESKATAAAQSQLDDAQGKQSEADQRRAQAERVEQLADAEKQKRQAAAARKS, from the coding sequence ATGAGAATCACGAATATCCCCTTCGCCGTGCTGGGTCTCCAGTACAAGATCGCGCGGTTCCCGCTTCAGCTGATCGAGGACAGGGTGGTCGCGCGCTTGGACGCGGAGACCCCAGCACGCCTGTTCTACGAGCGCTCGCTGGGCATGCTGGATGCGGCCGTCGGCAACGTGCTGCGTGACTCGGAGCTCAAGACGCGTGGCGAAGCGCTCGCCGAGCGTAGTGACGCGCTCCGTCGTGCCGCCCGCCTTGATGCGGCAGCGGCGCGAAAGGAAGCGCGTGCCGCGGCCGACTTGACGTCGACTCTCGACAACGTTGCCGGGAAGAGCAAGCGGGCACGCGCATCGGCCAACCGCGATGTCCAGCAGGCGTGGACCGACGCCGAGGAGCGCAAGAACGGAGCAGCGCAGGCTGCCGGCGAGCGTGCAGAGGCAGGCAAGCACCAGGCAGACGAGGTCGCGGAACGCCGGACGAGCTCAATCAATGAGGCCAAACGCGTCGCGCAGGAGAATATCCGCGCCAACGAGAGTAAGGCCACTGCTGCTGCGCAGTCCCAGCTCGACGACGCCCAGGGGAAGCAGAGCGAGGCTGACCAACGCCGAGCTCAGGCAGAGCGAGTCGAGCAGTTGGCCGACGCCGAGAAGCAGAAGCGCCAGGCAGCGGCAGCACGCAAGTCCTGA
- a CDS encoding hemerythrin domain-containing protein, with amino-acid sequence MVETFVHSTDDVVEFLRGQHNQIKDMFDDVIHASASTAREQAFVELRQLLAVHETAEEMVVHPRARRDIDGGDIVVDARLLEERDAKEQLSALEDMDIDSQEFMDALIAFKTTVVDHAEREEAEEFDRLQRELAPDDLKRMVSAVQAAQAIAPTRPHPGVESSLLNFAIGPFASILDRARDIISAAMR; translated from the coding sequence GTGGTGGAGACGTTCGTACATTCGACCGACGATGTGGTCGAATTCCTTCGAGGACAGCACAATCAGATCAAGGACATGTTCGACGACGTGATACATGCGTCGGCATCGACCGCGCGGGAGCAAGCATTCGTCGAGTTGCGACAACTGCTCGCCGTACACGAGACGGCTGAAGAGATGGTCGTCCACCCCCGGGCGCGGCGGGACATCGACGGCGGTGACATCGTCGTCGACGCCCGATTACTCGAAGAGCGCGACGCCAAAGAGCAGCTGTCGGCCTTGGAGGACATGGACATCGACTCGCAGGAGTTCATGGACGCGCTCATCGCCTTCAAGACCACTGTGGTCGACCACGCCGAACGCGAGGAGGCCGAGGAGTTCGATCGACTTCAGCGTGAGCTCGCCCCGGATGACCTGAAGAGGATGGTGTCCGCGGTGCAGGCCGCCCAGGCGATCGCCCCCACCCGACCGCATCCTGGGGTCGAATCGTCCTTGCTGAACTTCGCCATCGGCCCGTTCGCGTCGATCCTCGATCGCGCTCGCGACATCATCTCCGCCGCCATGAGGTGA
- a CDS encoding DUF1345 domain-containing protein, producing MTPARLHTPVVRLIGATIVGVTAGALASVRFGWFSVLIGWDALAVTYMVWTWSVLWPFDAERTASHAEFEEPGRETVFALILGGALASLVGVGLLLAKARPDHFAALAPGIAVASVVISWFAVHTLYALTYAKIYFREKPVGGIDFNTDEPPRYSDFAYVAYAVGMSFAISDTNLTSSRMRAAALKHALLSYLFGSVIVASVVNLIASGF from the coding sequence ATGACGCCGGCCCGGTTACACACCCCTGTCGTCCGCCTGATCGGGGCCACGATCGTCGGCGTCACCGCCGGGGCGCTCGCGTCGGTGCGGTTCGGCTGGTTCTCCGTGCTGATCGGCTGGGACGCGCTGGCCGTCACCTACATGGTGTGGACCTGGTCGGTGCTGTGGCCGTTCGACGCGGAGCGGACCGCGTCCCACGCCGAATTCGAGGAACCGGGCCGCGAGACCGTCTTCGCGCTGATCCTCGGCGGGGCGCTGGCGAGCCTGGTGGGCGTCGGCCTGCTGCTGGCCAAGGCGCGGCCCGACCACTTCGCCGCGCTGGCGCCGGGCATCGCGGTGGCCAGCGTGGTGATCTCGTGGTTCGCCGTACACACGCTCTACGCACTGACCTACGCCAAGATCTACTTCCGCGAGAAACCGGTCGGGGGAATCGATTTCAACACCGACGAACCACCTCGCTACAGCGACTTCGCCTACGTGGCCTACGCCGTCGGCATGAGCTTCGCGATCTCGGACACCAACCTGACCTCGTCGCGGATGCGAGCCGCCGCCCTCAAACACGCCCTGCTGTCGTATCTGTTCGGGTCGGTGATCGTGGCCTCGGTCGTCAACCTGATCGCGTCCGGCTTCTAG
- a CDS encoding DUF3375 domain-containing protein has protein sequence MDDHGGRSAADLLELNRELQSSPTVRLLSATNLSLYSTLMDRHLSAGVVAETELVVRLERDLIDLGDDQSGLGLIKAWASQGWLHRIVETRAERLDQTICYLTQDARRALDFLRGMRRQDTIATGGSINGIAGRLRHVALRVGNDPARIRKHIESEIEALRRELDELDAGERPEPDVTDAYDEARAIALQMERLITDIGQYGTMIEQATAALDEPIDSNVEYRDRQRQMYADYQAAWDSQGRDSHRAFLRMINDPDQRAEFEADVAAVAEALPHLDPALRAVMAGFFELVGHQIDEVERIQQRCAQRVKRFTAFGTLEQSRGVARQLNEAIGAARTLLKTSLTDSRLDLELPLARHAISSVGALSFKIGDLSNPKPAKPAGGEVDLASFAALTTQVDAAAMAEMINSALPLSLSQAVAKLDNAYLGHVIVLWSWALKQPNDDTGTSTTVRFRSLDGRDREMAVPELSFTEPITAGVAA, from the coding sequence GTGGACGACCACGGGGGGCGATCGGCCGCTGACCTGCTCGAGCTGAACCGCGAACTACAGAGTTCGCCGACCGTCAGGCTGCTGTCCGCCACCAACCTGAGCCTGTACTCGACACTGATGGACCGTCACCTCTCGGCCGGGGTGGTCGCCGAGACCGAGTTGGTGGTCCGTCTCGAGCGCGACCTCATCGACCTCGGCGACGACCAGTCCGGGCTGGGGCTGATCAAAGCGTGGGCCAGTCAGGGCTGGCTGCACCGCATCGTGGAAACCAGAGCCGAGCGCCTCGATCAAACTATCTGCTACCTGACCCAGGACGCGCGCCGCGCGCTGGACTTCCTGCGCGGCATGCGCCGCCAGGACACGATCGCCACCGGCGGATCGATCAACGGCATCGCCGGCCGCCTCCGGCACGTGGCGCTCAGAGTCGGCAACGACCCCGCCCGCATCCGCAAGCACATCGAGAGCGAGATCGAGGCGCTGCGCCGTGAACTCGACGAACTCGACGCCGGCGAGCGCCCGGAACCCGACGTCACCGACGCCTATGACGAGGCCCGGGCGATCGCTCTGCAGATGGAACGCCTCATCACCGACATCGGCCAGTACGGCACGATGATCGAGCAGGCCACGGCCGCCCTCGATGAGCCCATCGACAGCAACGTCGAGTACCGCGACCGCCAGAGGCAGATGTACGCCGACTACCAGGCGGCGTGGGATTCGCAAGGCCGCGACAGCCACCGGGCGTTCCTGCGGATGATCAACGATCCCGACCAGCGCGCCGAGTTCGAGGCCGACGTGGCCGCCGTCGCCGAGGCACTGCCCCACCTCGATCCGGCGCTGCGCGCGGTGATGGCCGGGTTCTTCGAGCTCGTCGGCCACCAGATCGACGAGGTCGAACGCATCCAGCAGCGCTGCGCCCAGCGGGTCAAACGGTTCACCGCATTCGGCACCCTCGAGCAGAGCCGCGGCGTGGCCCGTCAGCTCAACGAGGCCATCGGCGCGGCCCGCACGCTGCTCAAGACCTCGCTCACCGATTCGCGGCTGGACCTCGAACTGCCCCTGGCCCGCCACGCGATCAGCTCCGTCGGCGCACTCAGCTTCAAGATCGGCGACCTGTCGAATCCCAAGCCCGCCAAGCCCGCCGGCGGCGAGGTCGACCTGGCCAGCTTCGCCGCGCTCACCACGCAGGTCGATGCGGCCGCGATGGCGGAGATGATCAACAGCGCACTGCCCCTGTCGCTTTCGCAGGCGGTGGCCAAGCTCGATAACGCCTACCTCGGCCACGTCATCGTGCTGTGGTCGTGGGCGCTCAAGCAGCCGAACGACGACACCGGCACGTCGACGACCGTCCGGTTCCGCTCCCTGGACGGCCGGGACCGCGAAATGGCGGTTCCCGAACTGTCTTTCACCGAACCGATCACCGCAGGAGTGGCCGCGTGA
- a CDS encoding DUF4194 domain-containing protein yields MSTHTEADFAAFSQLPQVDQSARPPHQRRPRFDGDVSELPDRACWALQHLLTRRYISAESDSDIYAWVLEYRQQLSVRLSELDLLLRVVDAGLGNDGVAFVEQARYESAKGIKLLRREPLGTYDSILALHLAQMMRASGGQSVLISREEMHGLFSGVLNDVDRDAVTFAGRIDAAIARLAGLEILRRSRDDEDSYTISPVITAVMTASVITELQQQFELLANGGTSPQETDLD; encoded by the coding sequence GTGAGCACCCATACAGAGGCCGACTTCGCCGCCTTTTCGCAGCTACCCCAGGTCGACCAGAGCGCCCGGCCCCCGCACCAGCGCCGGCCCCGGTTCGACGGCGACGTCTCCGAACTGCCCGACCGCGCCTGCTGGGCGCTGCAGCACCTGCTGACCCGGCGCTACATCAGCGCCGAATCCGACAGCGACATCTACGCCTGGGTGCTCGAATATCGCCAGCAGCTGTCGGTCCGGCTGTCCGAACTGGACCTGCTGCTGCGAGTGGTGGATGCCGGACTTGGAAACGACGGAGTCGCGTTCGTCGAACAGGCCCGTTACGAATCCGCCAAGGGCATCAAGCTTCTGCGGCGTGAGCCGCTGGGCACCTACGACTCGATCCTCGCGCTGCACCTTGCGCAGATGATGCGCGCCTCGGGCGGGCAGAGCGTGCTGATCTCCCGCGAGGAGATGCACGGACTGTTCTCCGGTGTGCTCAATGACGTCGACCGCGACGCGGTCACGTTCGCCGGGCGCATCGATGCCGCGATCGCCCGCCTGGCCGGTCTGGAGATCCTGCGGCGCAGCCGCGACGACGAGGACAGCTACACCATCAGCCCGGTGATCACGGCGGTGATGACCGCCAGTGTGATCACCGAACTGCAGCAACAGTTCGAGCTGCTGGCCAATGGCGGAACGAGCCCGCAGGAGACCGACCTTGACTGA
- a CDS encoding ATP-binding protein translates to MTEQFHLSRLQVINWGVFDGYHSIRFSEGGALIAGASGSGKSSLLDAISLGFLPFNRRNFNASGDNTAAGSSAGRRTVDKYVRGAWGQRSDGGTSRVMYLRGDGTAWSAVAVTYAGDSGRTVTGLVLKWLTGESRNDSSSRFVLGDGDLGIEDVCNRWAAGRFDTGVFKGDRGERSDGKGQGWRFTTKVESQYLAQLYATIGIRASDAAQQLLGKAKSLKSVGGLEQFVREFMLDEPDSLARLPEALKQIDPLVEARELLAVAQKKRKILGDIEKIQQRYASESTDLGIIDLVDLPMVRAYTDHVRLAQCPAQIAQLDTTVDQLDNEYEDVTRALNLAKAEADSLNAQISGTSANIGPLQSQVTAAETEAEQVSRRRGAYEDMLDAQDLEVPDTADDFWNLREDLLAQATELLAKVERHREASTDAEYAQKATRIARDDAAKELKRVEHVGSALPEFALMMREQICAAVGVDAAALPYIAELMDLRPDQTRWRTAVEKVLRGVGLRLMVPDQHWTAVPQFVNETNMRGRLALHHVRAKMLGADPADPEPNTLAGKLFAVDPAHPCAAEAVDVVAAAGDHICVDTPEVFARFRRAVTDTGLYKDSDRLAIKDDRRPLKQSEYLYQGDVSAKINALTVDLAAAEETYQKARRTADDIAAQRQQWRDRAAACKAICEQFPQWSQIDTETADGHADRLREQYELLLADNPDIEALNARADECWSQIQKLMTRRGAIQTRRDDLDARRTRLLELSERLSPAFVSEPLTELLGRYAGQVPVGLELLDPEPHRDALFSAIKKEREQLRESRRRSYDELARILNTFDTAFPDAIPNDSDNFDERVHDYVALCRHIDERELPEAYERMMRLVTEQAPDAILTLHRVAEQEARRIAEQIERVNTGLGAVEFNRGTRLTLRATPRSLTAVSELTEIVRAISRRIAEVGLGDKQAILDQYADILRLRNRLASTAPEDKAWTRDALDVRNRFTFDCAEWDVASDELIRTHSNAGDNSGGEQEKLMAFCLAGALSFNLAAPGGAGSDEANRPVFAQLMLDEAFSKSDPQFAQQALQAFRKFGFQLVIVATVQNATTIQPYIDSVVMVSKTEATGRNARPVATVATRSIEEFTELRHQMRADAKVPALAR, encoded by the coding sequence TTGACTGAGCAGTTCCACCTGTCCCGGCTGCAGGTGATCAACTGGGGCGTGTTCGACGGGTACCACTCGATCCGGTTCAGCGAGGGCGGGGCGCTGATCGCAGGCGCCTCGGGCAGTGGCAAATCCTCGCTGCTGGATGCCATTTCGCTCGGCTTCCTGCCGTTCAACCGGCGCAACTTCAACGCCTCGGGGGACAACACCGCCGCCGGGTCGAGCGCGGGCCGGCGCACCGTCGACAAGTACGTGCGCGGGGCGTGGGGTCAGCGCAGTGACGGCGGCACCAGCCGGGTGATGTATCTGCGCGGCGACGGGACGGCCTGGTCGGCGGTCGCGGTCACCTATGCCGGCGACTCGGGGCGGACCGTGACGGGCCTGGTGCTCAAGTGGCTGACCGGTGAGTCGCGCAACGACTCGTCGAGCCGGTTCGTGCTCGGCGACGGCGACCTCGGCATCGAGGACGTGTGCAACCGTTGGGCGGCCGGCCGTTTCGATACCGGGGTGTTCAAGGGGGACCGGGGCGAGCGAAGCGACGGGAAAGGCCAAGGCTGGCGGTTCACCACCAAGGTCGAATCCCAGTATCTGGCACAGCTGTACGCGACCATCGGCATCCGCGCGTCCGACGCCGCCCAGCAGTTGCTCGGCAAGGCGAAGTCGCTGAAGAGCGTCGGCGGCCTGGAACAGTTCGTCCGCGAGTTCATGCTCGACGAGCCCGACAGCCTGGCCCGGCTGCCCGAGGCGCTCAAGCAGATCGACCCGCTGGTCGAGGCCCGCGAACTGCTGGCGGTGGCGCAGAAGAAGCGCAAAATCCTCGGCGACATCGAGAAGATCCAGCAGCGCTACGCCTCGGAGTCGACCGATCTGGGCATCATCGACCTGGTCGACCTGCCGATGGTGCGCGCCTACACCGACCACGTCCGGCTCGCGCAGTGCCCGGCGCAGATCGCGCAGCTCGACACCACCGTCGACCAGCTCGACAACGAGTACGAGGACGTCACCCGCGCGCTGAATCTTGCTAAGGCGGAAGCGGATTCGCTCAACGCGCAGATCAGCGGCACCAGCGCGAACATCGGGCCGCTGCAGAGCCAGGTGACCGCCGCGGAAACCGAGGCCGAGCAGGTGTCGCGCCGCCGCGGCGCGTACGAAGACATGCTCGACGCACAGGACCTCGAGGTGCCCGACACCGCCGACGACTTCTGGAACCTGCGCGAAGACCTCCTCGCCCAGGCCACCGAGCTGCTGGCCAAGGTCGAACGCCACCGCGAGGCGTCGACCGATGCGGAGTACGCGCAGAAGGCGACTCGCATCGCGCGCGACGACGCCGCCAAGGAGCTCAAGCGCGTCGAGCACGTCGGGTCGGCGCTGCCGGAGTTCGCACTGATGATGCGCGAACAGATCTGCGCCGCAGTCGGTGTCGACGCCGCCGCGCTGCCCTACATCGCCGAGCTGATGGACCTGCGGCCCGACCAGACGCGGTGGCGCACCGCGGTGGAGAAGGTGCTGCGCGGTGTCGGGTTGCGGCTGATGGTGCCCGATCAGCACTGGACGGCGGTGCCGCAGTTCGTCAACGAGACCAACATGCGGGGGCGGCTGGCGCTACACCATGTGCGGGCCAAGATGCTGGGCGCCGATCCGGCGGATCCGGAACCGAACACGTTGGCGGGCAAGCTGTTCGCCGTCGACCCCGCGCATCCGTGCGCGGCCGAGGCCGTCGACGTCGTCGCAGCCGCCGGCGACCACATCTGCGTGGACACCCCCGAGGTGTTCGCGCGGTTCCGCCGCGCGGTCACCGACACCGGGCTGTACAAGGACTCCGACCGGCTGGCGATCAAGGACGACCGGCGCCCGCTCAAGCAGTCGGAGTACCTGTACCAGGGCGACGTGTCGGCGAAGATCAACGCGCTGACCGTTGACCTGGCCGCGGCCGAGGAGACCTACCAGAAGGCGCGCCGCACCGCCGACGACATCGCCGCGCAGCGCCAGCAGTGGCGCGACCGCGCGGCGGCGTGCAAGGCGATCTGCGAGCAGTTCCCGCAGTGGAGTCAGATCGACACCGAGACCGCCGACGGGCACGCCGATCGGCTGCGTGAGCAGTACGAGCTGCTGCTGGCCGACAACCCCGACATCGAGGCGCTCAATGCGCGCGCCGACGAATGCTGGTCGCAGATCCAGAAATTGATGACGCGGCGCGGCGCGATCCAGACCCGCCGCGACGACCTGGACGCGCGCCGGACGCGGCTGCTCGAGCTCTCCGAACGGCTGTCACCTGCGTTCGTGTCGGAGCCGTTGACCGAGCTGCTGGGCCGCTACGCCGGTCAGGTGCCGGTCGGGCTCGAGCTGCTCGATCCTGAGCCGCACCGCGACGCGCTGTTCTCTGCGATCAAGAAGGAGCGCGAACAGCTGCGGGAGAGCCGGCGCCGCTCCTACGACGAATTGGCCCGCATCCTCAATACGTTCGACACCGCGTTCCCCGACGCCATCCCGAACGACAGCGACAACTTCGACGAGCGGGTGCACGACTACGTCGCACTGTGCAGGCACATCGACGAGCGCGAGCTGCCCGAGGCGTACGAGCGGATGATGCGGCTGGTCACCGAGCAGGCGCCGGATGCGATCCTGACGCTGCACCGGGTGGCCGAGCAGGAGGCGCGGCGCATCGCCGAGCAGATCGAGCGCGTCAACACCGGTCTGGGCGCCGTGGAGTTCAACCGCGGCACCCGGCTGACGCTGCGGGCCACCCCGCGCAGCCTGACCGCGGTGTCGGAGCTGACGGAGATCGTGCGGGCCATCTCGCGCCGCATCGCCGAGGTGGGGCTCGGCGACAAGCAGGCGATCCTCGACCAGTACGCGGACATCCTGCGGCTACGTAACCGGCTGGCGTCGACGGCGCCCGAGGACAAGGCGTGGACGCGCGACGCGCTCGACGTCCGGAACCGGTTCACGTTCGACTGCGCGGAGTGGGACGTGGCGTCCGACGAGCTGATCCGCACGCACAGCAATGCCGGCGACAACTCCGGCGGCGAGCAGGAGAAGCTGATGGCGTTCTGCCTGGCGGGCGCGCTCAGCTTCAACCTGGCAGCGCCCGGCGGCGCGGGATCAGACGAAGCCAACCGGCCGGTGTTCGCGCAGCTGATGCTCGACGAGGCGTTCTCCAAGTCCGACCCGCAGTTCGCCCAGCAGGCGCTGCAGGCGTTCCGCAAGTTCGGTTTCCAGCTGGTGATCGTCGCGACGGTGCAGAACGCGACGACGATCCAGCCCTACATCGACAGCGTGGTGATGGTCAGCAAGACCGAGGCGACGGGCCGCAACGCGCGGCCCGTGGCGACGGTGGCCACCCGGTCGATCGAGGAGTTCACCGAGCTGCGTCACCAGATGCGGGCGGACGCGAAGGTCCCCGCGCTGGCGCGCTGA